The Colletotrichum higginsianum IMI 349063 chromosome 2, whole genome shotgun sequence genome has a segment encoding these proteins:
- a CDS encoding Hsp90 co-chaperone cdc37, translated as MPVDYSKWDALELSDDSDVEVHPNVDKRSFIRAKQNQIHQERLQRKHQIETLKYERIINDGLMKRISKLLDALKSHASEAETRNPGEVAFQAVMESAGRPEDDQPPPRPEGIHADSEPLPSFSKMMAVLLDQVNKELDEKKPENRYQGMLEGVEEHLTKVQNLQKELLAKLAELEKEEGRKITSEGIHTGFDSSHVSKSKDTEKKEEERKPELLNPNFDMTQSLPAKSTTSYDDDEEIEASPAAKTFAQIKPNDYASSLSYLSKNPQILTERETDGLLVLAFDAALEGKDDYCRQCVHQALLLQYCRALGKDGVGMFFKRITTRGHQAQEVFFKDVQDTYGKIRNRAREIVKERANEPEGVEQIQLHAVEPGTEIKITIPPKDSEDAAVKQGREIFEGFSPEFQKALESGSLDKVNEVLGKMKVDEAEDIVGKLGDAGILSLEEQIIDATTEEGQKALKDMEAAQAGSESGFAPDPE; from the exons ATGCCCGTCGACTACAGCAAATGG GACGCGCTGGAGCTCAGCGACGACTCGGACGTCGAAGTCCACCCCAACGTCGATAAGCGGTCCTTCATCCGAGCGAAGCAGAACCAGATCCACCAGGAGCGACTCCAGCGCAAGCACCAGATCGAGACGCTCAAGTACGAGCGTATCATCAACGATGGCCTGATGAAGCGCATATCCAAGCTGCTCGACGCCCTTAAGTCCCACGcctccgaggccgagacccGCAACCCCGGCGAGGTCGCCTTCCAGGCCGTCATGGAGTCCGCCGGAAGGCCCGAGGATGACCAACCGCCCCCGCGCCCCGAGGGTATCCACGCTGATTCGGAACCGCTGCCGAGCTTCTCCAAGATGATGGCTGTGCTGCTAGACCAGGTGAATaaggagctggacgagaagaagcccgagaacCGCTACCAGGGCATGCtcgagggtgtcgaggaaCACCTTACTAAGGTCCAGAATCTGCAGAAGGAGCTGCTGGcgaagctggccgagctggagaaggaagagggtCGCAAGATCACAAGCGAGGGCATCCACACGGGCTTCGACAGCTCGCACGTCAGCAAGTCCAAGGAcacggagaagaaggaggaggagcgcaaGCCGGAGCTCTTGAACCCCAACTTTGACATGACGCAGTCGTTGCCGGCcaagtcgacgacgtcgtacgacgatgacgaggagatCGAGGCGTCCCCGGCGGCCAAGACATTTGCCCAGATCAAGCCTAACGACTACGCGTCCAGCCTCTCGTACCTGTCCAAGAACCCGCAGATCCTGACGGAGCGGGAGACGGACGGACTCCTCGTGCTCGCgttcgacgccgccctcgagggcaaggacgaCTACTGCCGACAGTGCGTGCACCAAGCACTACTGCTGCAGTACTGCCGGGCGCTCGGTaaggacggcgtcggcatgTTTTTCAAGCGCATCACGACGCGGGGTCACCAGGCGCAGGAGGTGTTCTTCAAGGACGTCCAGGACACGTACGGCAAGATCAGGAACCGGGCCCGGGAGATTGTCAAGGAGCGGGCCAACGAGCCCGAGGGGGTCGAGCAGATCCAGCTGCACGCGGTGGAGCCCGGCACTGAGATCAAGATCACGATTCCGCCCAAGGACAGCGAGGACGCGGCCGTCAAGCAGGGACGGGAGATCTTTGAGGGCTTTAGCCCGGAGTTCCAGAAGGCCCTGGAGAGCGGCAGCTTGGACAAAGTCAACGAGGTGCTTGGTAAGATGAaggtggacgaggccgaggacatTGTTGGCAAGCTGGGCGAC GCCGGCATCCTGAGCCTGGAGGAGCAGATCATCGACGCCACAACGGAGGAGGGCCAGAAGGCGCTCAAAGACATGGAGGCGGCACAGGCCGGGTCGGAGTCTGGGTTCGCGCCGGACCCTGAGTAA
- a CDS encoding SNF2 family domain-containing protein, with product MASRILETGSTRLIRDTAVNQLADWQKQHPDELFNLLSRVVPYLRHKDWETRSTSAKAIGKIIENAPLYDPNEDEDVAPVKKDEPEENGHVKKEEEEKEATSFSSDELLKLETLNVEHIVKYGRQLLRGGNIEYALASLDPPARLAHQKKTLNGRLGLLGRVFEDAEMPVLVEKDPSPHTPQDSTNGHNGSKESATPHSQNQPAEEAGLSSRQLNVLKRKRKRELQKAAQGKGGFGDLTVRRTTTAGSEGFDETPMPDADSKQKNGKVNDYFNLDRPTDVDEESKVVSEFKGQVIPIKSEIEVDETMEGAEWPYDRLCDFLKVDLFDPSWETRHGAAMGIREVIRVHGGGAGRIRSKTRAENDRLNQAWLDDLACRLCCVLMLDRFTDYSSDTSVAPIRETIGQSLGSVLRHIPAESVHGIYRILYGMVMQDDLQLEMLQWSVCHGGMVGLRYVVAVRKDLLLEDNEMIDGVIRLVMKGLEEHDDDVRSVSAATLLPMAKEFVTLRPGSIDGLINIMWGSLADLGDDLSASTGKIMDLLATLCSYPEVLQAMETSAAQDEERSFTLLVPRLYPFLRHTITSVRLAVLKALMTFANLGAENSRGWLNGRILRLIFQNILVERDRETLAMSLDVWAALVRSLSKTPEVLADEFAAHVEPLMILTLHPIGVSRHPLPMPAHLFQKPSGGTYAPATATPARKASSPEGPERATKRRRKSAKTDDAPVTSHTHDVDGHMIQGDVDLVGMDTLIRSRVSAAKAMGLLMSFIPSSSLSEYDQLLLAGLSDRASSTQLTACMVIDEYAKNGPATEGAQRFAAPLQKIIETERPGHYSDLVSYMHRVRSQCQQLLNMFRDHGKVSSGRLPTLAVLVQGDEQAGPGAFSIAVADKVVGEDFDKLKKVMSPGQRLVASQMLGEAREVTVSAISDAKAAKDSRDVRIKAGAACALVAIKALPKKPSPLIKGIMDSIKMEENQELQIRASATIARLVQLFNEMGRRGPADKVVSNLIKFSCVEVAETPEFPVHASKTDCVLSMQKEEDRVDHADAAKWAKEAKAARITRRGAKEALEILAQTYGADLLTAVPTIRVFMEDPLVKAFSGPLPAEAKDPENTFGQEIVDALSLIRTLMPTLDKAMHPFIMEKVPLIIKALHSELSVFRYMAAKCIATICSVITVEGMTALVENVLPSISNPVDLNFRQGAIEAIYHLIAVMGDSILPYVIFLIVPVLGRMSDSDNEIRLIATTSFATLVKLVPLEAGIPDPPGLSEELLKGRDRERTFISQLLDPKKVESFQIPVAIKAELRSYQQEGVNWLHFLNKYHLHGILCDDMGLGKTLQTICMVASDHHQRAEEFEKTGAPDVRRLPSLVVCPPTLSGHWQQEIKTYAPFLSVTAYVGPPAERKSMKDSLDKTDIVVTSYDVCRNDADVLAKYNWNYVILDEGHLIKNPKAKITIAVKKLASNHRLILTGTPIQNNVLELWSLFDFLMPGFLGAEKVFLDRFAKPIAASRFSKASSKEQEAGALAIEALHKQVLPFLLRRLKEEVLDDLPPKILQNYYCDLSDLQKKLFDDFTRKQGKKLQEEAGREDKDAKSHIFQALQYMRKLCNSPAMVMKPGHGMYDETQRILSKQGTSLEDPVHAPKLTALRDLLVDCGIGVEEAESNDPLYQPIKPHRALVFCQMKEMLDMVQNTVLKSMLPGVTYLRLDGGVEANKRQDIVNKFNSDPSYDVLLLTTSVGGLGLNLTGADTVIFVEHDWNPQKDMQAMDRAHRIGQKKVVNVYRLVTRGTLEEKILSLQRFKIDVASTVVNQQNAGLATMDTDQILDLFNLGDTGPSLISDKPQNAMEGREEDMVDIETGDVVTSKQPGKKAWLDDLGDLWDNRQYEESFDLDGFLKTMQ from the exons ATGGCGTCGAG GATTCTCGAAACGGGCAGTACCCGTCTCATTCGTGACACCGCAGTCAACCAACTTGCCGACTGGCAAAAGCAGCATCCCGACGAACTCTTCAACCTTCTTTCCAGAGTCGTCCCTTATCTTCGACACAAAGACTGGGAGACACGTTCTACGTCGGCCAAAGCGATAGGGAAAATCATTGAGAATGCGCCGTTATACGACCCgaatgaggatgaggacgttGCGCCAGTCAAGAAGGACGAGCCCGAGGAGAACGGCCAcgtgaagaaggaagaagaagaaaaggaagcGACGTCCTTCTCTTCAGACGAGCTTCTCAAGCTGGAGACGCTGAATGTAGAGCACATTGTCAAGTATGGCCGGCAGCTTCTGAGGGGCGGCAATATCGAGTATGCTTTGGCCTCATTAGACCCTCCTGCACGCCTTGCCCACCAGAAGAAGACACTCAACGGACGACTCGGTCTTCTCGGCAGGGTGTTTGAGGACGCCGAGATGCCCGTCCTTGTCGAGAAGGATCCCAGCCCGCACACTCCCCAGGACTCGACAAATGGTCACAACGGAAGCAAAGAGAGCGCCACTCCTCATAGCCAGAACCAGCCAGCAGAGGAGGCGGGCTTGAGCTCGAGACAACTGAATGTTCTCAAGCGGAAACGGAAGAGAGAGCTGCAAAAGGCGGCGCAGGGAAAGGGCGGATTCGGAGATCTGACCGTGAGAAGAACCACAACGGCAGGCTCCGAAGGATTTGACGAGACGCCGATGCCGGATGCAGACTCGAAGCAGAAGAACGGAAAAGTGAATGACTACTTCAACCTGGACAGGCCGACAGATGTCGACGAAGAGTCCAAGGTTGTCAGCGAATTCAAGGGACAGGTGATACCGATCAAGTCCGAAATCGAGGTGGACGAAACCATGGAGGGCGCCGAATGGCCGTACGACCGACTCTGCGATTTCCTCAAGGTCGACCTCTTCGACCCCTCCTGGGAGACTCGGCATGGAGCTGCGATGGGCATTCGCGAGGTTATCCGTGTCCACGGAGGTGGGGCTGGAAGAATACGCTCTAAGACCAGGGCGGAAAACGATCGGTTGAATCAAGCCTGGCTAGACGACCTGGCCTGCCGACTCTGCTGCGTCCTGATGTTGGACCGATTTACCGATTACAGTTCCGACACGTCCGTCGCCCCGATTCGTGAAACTATCGGCCAATCTCTCGGTTCGGTGCTGCGACACATCCCTGCCGAATCCGTCCACGGCATTTACAGGATTCTCTATGGCATGGTTATGCAGGACGATCTGCAACTCGAGATGCTTCAGTGGTCGGTCTGTCACGGCGGCATGGTCGGCCTCAGATATGTCGTTGCCGTACGGAAGGAcctgctcctcgaggacAACGAGATGATCGACGGGGTTATTCGCCTAGTCATGAAGGGGCTGGAAGaacacgacgacgacgtcagGTCCGTGAGTGCCGCGACACTGCTGCCCATGGCGAAGGAGTTCGTTACCTTGCGACCCGGATCCATCGATGGCCTTATCAACATCATGTGGGGAAGTCTCGCCGATCTGGGAGATGACCTGAGCGCCAGTACCGGCAAGATCATGGACCTCCTTGCAACGCTCTGCAGCTATCCCGAGGTTCTTCAGGCCATGGAAACGTCCGCTGCGCAAGACGAAGAGCGCTCTTTCACCCTGCTGGTACCGCGTCTTTATCCCTTCCTTCGACACACCATTACCTCTGTTCGCCTAGCCGTCCTGAAGGCTCTCATGACTTTTGCcaacctcggcgccgagaactCGCGAGGATGGCTCAATGGAAGGATTCTGCGCCTCATTTTCCAGAACATCCTTGTCGAGCGAGATAGGGAAACGCTGGCCATGTCCCTGGACGTCTGGGCGGCCTTGGTTCGCTCCCTTTCCAAGACCCCCGAGGTCTTGGCGGATGAGTTCGCCGCTCACGTCGAGCCTTTGATGATACTCACACTGCACCCAATCGGTGTGTCACGGCATCCCTTGCCCATGCCTGCCCATCTTTTCCAGAAGCCCTCAGGCGGTACATACGCGCCAGCCACCGCGACGCCCGCACGAAAGGCGTCTTCCCCCGAGGGTCCCGAAAGAGCGACTAAGCGCCGACGTAAATCTGCGAAGACGGATGACGCCCCTGTTACCTCGCATACCCACGACGTTGATGGTCACATGATTCAAGGAGACGTTGACCTGGTCGGCATGGATACTCTGATCCGATCGCGTGTTTCAGCAGCCAAGGCAATGGGCTTGCTCATGTCCTTCATCCCGTCCTCGAGCCTCTCCGAGTATGAtcagcttctcctcgctgGTCTCTCGGacagggcgtcctcgacgcaGCTCACAGCCTGCATGGTTATTGACGAGTATGCCAAGAATGGACCGGCAACGGAGGGTGCGCAAAGATTCGCGGCGCCCCTGCAAAAAATCATCGAAACGGAACGTCCTGGTCATTACAGCGACCTGGTGAGCTACATGCACAGGGTGCGGTCGCAATGCCAGCAGCTCCTGAACATGTTCCGCGACCACGGCAAGGTATCGAGCGGACGGCTTCCGAcccttgccgtccttgtccaGGGCGACGAGCAAGCAGGCCCCGGCGCCTTCTCTATCGCCGTCGCGGACAAGGTCGTTGGCGAAGATTTCGACAAGCTAAAGAAGGTCATGTCGCCAGGACAGCGTTTGGTTGCTAGCCAAATGCTTGGCGAAGCCAGAGAGGTGACTGTCTCGGCCATCTCCGACGCAAAGGCGGCCAAGGATTCTCGAGATGTGCGCAtcaaggccggcgcggcTTGCGCGCTGGTCGCAATCAAGGCGTTGCCTAAAAAGCCCAGCCCGCTGATTAAAGGCATCATGGACAGCAtcaagatggaggagaaccAGGAGCTTCAAATCCGGGCATCGGCTACCATCGCCAGACTTGTCCAGCTGTTCAACGAGATGGGCCGCCGTGGACCAGCAGACAAGGTCGTTTCCAACCTGATCAAGTTCTCTTGCGTCGAGGTCGCTGAGACCCCAGAGTTCCCTGTTCACGCAAGCAAGACGGACTGCGTGCTTTCGATgcagaaggaagaggatCGTGTGGACCACGCAGACGCCGCCAAGTGGGCAAAGGAAGCCAAGGCAGCCCGAATCACCCGCCGTGGCGCCAAGGAGGCCTTGGAGATACTGGCCCAGACATATGGCGCGGATCTCCTCACTGCGGTACCCACGATCAGAGTCTTTATGGAGGACCCTCTCGTTAAGGCGTTCTCCGGCCCCCTACCGGCAGAGGCAAAGGACCCCGAGAACACATTCGGACAAGAAATAGTCGACGCCTTGTCCCTCATCCGGACGCTCATGCCAACTCTCGACAAGGCCATGCATCCGTTCATCATGGAGAAGGTGCCCTTGATTATCAAGGCCTTACATTCCGAGTTGTCCGTCTTCCGCTACATGGCCGCCAAGTGTATAGCCACCATTTGCAGCGTCATCACAGTCGAGGGCATGACGGCGCTTGTTGAGAACGTTTTGCCGTCCATTAGCAACCCTGTTGACCTCAACTTCCGCCAAGGTGCCATCGAGGCCATCTACCACTTGATTGCAGTCATGGGCGATTCCATACTTCCTTAcgtcatcttcctcatcgtTCCCGTTTTGGGCCGCATGAGCGACTCCGATAACGAGATTCGTCTTATTGCGACAACCTCCTTCGCCACTCTCGTCAAGCTCGTGCCCCTTGAGGCCGGCATTCCCGATCCCCCAGGTCTGTCTGAAGAGTTGCTCAAGGGCAGAGATCGCGAAAGAACCTTCATTTCGCAGCTCTTGGACCCGAAGAAGGTGGAATCGTTCCAGATCCCGGTTGCCATCAAGGCAGAACTTCGCTCATACCAGCAAGAAGGTGTCAACTGGCTACACTTCCTCAACAAATATCACTTGCACGGAATTCTTTGCGACGACATGGGTCTTGGCAAGACTTTGCAAACCATTTGCATGGTTGCTAGCGACCATCATCAGCGTGCGGAAGAGTTCGAAAAGACAGGGGCGCCCGATGTCCGACGTCTCCCATCCCTGGTTGTTTGTCCTCCTACGCTGTCCGGCCACTGGCAGCAGGAAATCAAGACTTACGCTCCCTTCCTCAGCGTGACCGCTTACGTCGGCCCGCCTGCGGAGAGAAAATCTATGAAGGACAGCCTGGACAAGACCGATATCGTCGTCACCAGCTATGATGTCTGCCGAAATGACGCGGACGTGCTCGCCAAGTACAACTGGAACTATGTCATTCTAGACGAGGGGCATTTGATCAAGAATCCCAAGGCAAAGATTACGATTGCTGTCAAGAAACTGGCAAGTAACCACCGGTTGATCTTGACGGGCACGCCCATCCAGAATAACGTTTTGGAACTCTGGTCTCTCTTCGACTTTTTGATGCCTGGTTTCCTCGGTGCCGAAAAGGTTTTCCTGGACAGATTTGCCAAGCCCATCGCCGCAAGTCGCTTCAGCAAGGCGTCTTCAAAAGAACAGGAAGCTGGAGCTCTGGCTATTGAAGCACTCCACAAGCAGGTTCTCCCTTTCCTGCTGAGACGtctcaaggaggaggttctCGATGACCTGCCACCCAAGATCTTGCAGAACTACTATTGCGATTTGAGCGATCTCCAGAAGAAGCTATTCGATGACTTCACTCGGAAGCAAGGCAAGAAGCTGCAAGAAGAGGCCGGTCGCGAAGACAAGGACGCCAAATCACACATCTTCCAGGCCCTGCAGTATATGCGGAAGCTCTGCAATTCCCCCGCCATGGTCATGAAACCTGGTCACGGCATGTACGACGAAACGCAACGCATCCTCAGCAAGCAGGGAACCAGCCTTGAGGATCCCGTTCACGCGCCCAAGCTGACCGCTCTGAGAGACCTGCTCGTCGACTGCGGCATTGGCGTGGAAGAGGCCGAGTCAAACGACCCACTGTACCAGCCGATCAAGCCGCATCGCGCTCTTGTCTTCTGTCAGATGAAGGAGATGCTGGACATGGTTCAGAACACGGTTCTGAAGAGCATGCTGCCAGGCGTCACTTATCTTCGTCTGGACGGTGGCGTTGAAGCCAACAAGAGACAAGACATTGTCAACAAGTTCAACAGCGATCCATCGTACGATGTGTTACTCTTGACCACAAGCGTAGGAGGTCTGGGTCTCAACCTGACAGGTGCCGACACAGTCATCTTTGTCGAACATGACTGGAACCCCCAGAAGGATATGCAGGCCATGGACCGAGCTCACCGAATCGGCCAAAAGAAGGTTGTCAACGTATACCGCCTGGTTACCAGAGGCACGTTGGAAGAGAAGATTCTCAGTCTACAGCGCTTCAAGATCGACGTTGCCTCAACAGTCGTCAATCAGCAAAACGCCGGCTTGGCCACAATGGACACAGATCAGATTCTAGACCTCTTCAATCTGGGAGACACAGGACCCAGTCTCATATCGGACAAGCCGCAGAACGCAATGGAGGGCAGAGAGGAAGACATGGTGGACATTGAAACGGGCGACGTTGTTACTAGCAAGCAGCCTGGCAAGAAGGCATGGCTTGACGACTTGGGTGATCTCTGGGACAACCGCCAGTACGAGGAGAGTTTCGACCTGGATGGTTTCTTGAAGACGATGCAGTAA
- a CDS encoding Ser/Thr protein phosphatase, with translation MSDLHLEATGNYATFDFPVTAPYLLLSGDVGSLADYKEYLSFIRRQTGRYAAVLLVLGNHEFHGLDHSTTLARAKELEAEPSLGGRLHVLHRRRFDIPGTNTTIIGCTLWTMVPEEAKEAVVGRVKDFQHIEDWGVETHNGAHVADLKWLKGQLREVPEETRVIVATHHAPSLEGTSEPQHRGSPWSSAFATGIMEDGEDWSRVGCWVFGHTHYSTDVVVEGVRIVSNQRGYVGPGRVIKEGFEPGRLIEM, from the coding sequence ATGTCAGATCTGCACCTGGAAGCCACCGGCAACTATGCAACGTTTGACTTCCCTGTCACAGCACCCTATTTGTTACTATCTGGAGATGTTGGGAGCCTGGCCGACTACAAGGAGTACCTGAGCTTCATCCGGCGTCAGACAGGACGTTACGCTGCCGTTTTGCTCGTCCTAGGGAACCACGAGTTCCACGGTCTCGACCACAGCACCACACTTGCCAGggccaaggagctcgaggccgagccgTCACTCGGGGGCAGACTTCACGTTCTACACCGGCGCCGGTTCGATATCCCTGGTACAAACACGACCATCATCGGGTGCACGCTGTGGACCATGGTCCCGGAGGAAGCGAAGGAGGCAGTCGTGGGGAGAGTCAAAGATTTTCAGCACATCGAAGACTGGGGCGTTGAAACACACAACGGAGCTCACGTCGCGGATTTGAAGTGGTTGAAAGGCCAGCTGAGAGAGGTGCCCGAGGAGACAAGAGTGATTGTTGCGACGCACCACGCGCCGTCCCTAGAGGGGACATCGGAGCCTCAGCACAGGGGCAGCCCCTGGTCTTCGGCTTTCGCGACGGGGATCATGGAGGACGGGGAAGACTGGAGTCGCGTAGGATGCTGGGTATTTGGGCATACGCATTACTCGACGGACGTAGTAGTGGAGGGAGTTAGGATTGTGAGCAACCAGAGGGGATATGTTGGGCCTGGGAGAGTTATCAAAGAGGGGTTTGAACCTGGTAGGCTCATCGAGATGTGA